The Streptomyces kanamyceticus genome window below encodes:
- a CDS encoding PLP-dependent cysteine synthase family protein, producing MISNLQPAAAAVGNTPVLWIDEPSDDGGRGFWAKLEGFNFGGIKDRAALYMVERARARGELRPGAPIVESTSGTLGLGLALAGVQYGHPVHIVTDPGLEPIVERMLTAHGARIHLVREPSGLGGWQQARVDRVAELMAGPELGGGAWSPNQYHNPDNPAAYGTLADELLKQLGQFDVLVCAVGTGGHSAGIARALRGGALPGLELVGVDSVASTIFGLAAGPRLMRGLGSSIHPGNVDHDAFDEVHWVGPAEAVRCARRLAERQFATGGWSVGAVALVAGWLARTRPRGTRVAAVFPDGPQRYFDTVFSDEYCAAQGLTGGAVPDKPREVMGPEQGITEWSRWDRSTKGAVL from the coding sequence ATGATCAGCAACCTGCAGCCCGCGGCGGCCGCCGTGGGAAACACCCCCGTGCTCTGGATCGACGAACCGTCGGACGACGGCGGCCGGGGCTTCTGGGCCAAGCTCGAAGGCTTCAACTTCGGCGGCATCAAGGACCGCGCCGCCCTCTACATGGTCGAACGGGCGCGTGCGCGCGGCGAGTTGAGGCCGGGCGCGCCCATCGTCGAGTCGACGTCGGGCACGCTCGGGCTCGGCCTCGCGCTCGCCGGGGTGCAGTACGGCCATCCCGTACACATCGTGACCGACCCGGGCCTGGAGCCCATCGTCGAGCGCATGCTCACCGCGCACGGCGCCCGCATCCACCTCGTACGCGAACCGAGCGGCCTCGGCGGCTGGCAGCAGGCGCGGGTCGACCGGGTCGCCGAGCTCATGGCGGGGCCCGAGCTCGGCGGCGGCGCGTGGAGCCCGAACCAGTACCACAACCCGGACAACCCGGCCGCGTACGGCACGCTCGCGGACGAACTCCTCAAGCAGCTCGGCCAGTTCGACGTGCTCGTGTGCGCGGTCGGGACCGGCGGGCACTCGGCGGGGATCGCGCGGGCGCTGCGCGGCGGAGCGCTGCCTGGCCTCGAACTGGTCGGCGTGGACAGCGTCGCGTCGACCATCTTCGGCCTGGCCGCGGGCCCGCGCCTGATGCGCGGCCTCGGCTCCTCGATCCACCCCGGCAACGTCGACCACGACGCCTTCGACGAGGTGCACTGGGTCGGGCCCGCGGAAGCGGTGCGGTGCGCTCGGCGGCTCGCCGAGCGGCAGTTCGCCACCGGCGGCTGGAGCGTCGGCGCCGTGGCGCTCGTGGCGGGCTGGCTGGCCAGGACGCGGCCGCGCGGCACCCGCGTCGCCGCGGTCTTCCCCGACGGCCCGCAACGCTATTTCGACACGGTCTTCAGCGACGAGTACTGCGCGGCGCAGGGCCTCACCGGCGGCGCCGTGCCGGACAAGCCGCGCGAGGTGATGGGGCCCGAGCAGGGCATCACCGAGTGGTCCCGGTGGGACCGCAGCACCAAGGGCGCGGTGCTGTGA
- a CDS encoding glycosyltransferase family 2 protein, protein MPQSPRLGVVVITMGNRPRELDALLASVAVQDVPADRVVLVGNGSALPELPALPGEVTAVELDENLGCPGGRNVAIERLMAFGDVDVVIELDDDGLLVERDVFRRIRELFGADPRLGIVGFRIADETGETQRRHIPRLRATDPMRRGPVTAFLGGGHAFSMNMLTRTGIWPAQFFFGHEETDLAWRAVDDGWKILYEPALLLQHPRTSPARHAVYHRNTARNRVWLARRRLPLPLIPVHLGVWTLLTLVRTRSWPGLRAWAGGFAEGVRTPCGERGPMRWRTVWRLTRLGRPPVI, encoded by the coding sequence GTGCCGCAGTCGCCGCGCCTGGGCGTCGTCGTCATCACGATGGGCAACCGGCCCCGGGAGCTCGACGCGCTGCTCGCGTCGGTGGCCGTGCAGGACGTGCCCGCGGACCGCGTCGTGCTCGTCGGCAACGGCTCGGCCCTGCCCGAGCTCCCCGCCCTGCCCGGCGAGGTGACGGCCGTCGAGCTGGACGAGAACCTCGGCTGCCCGGGCGGCCGCAACGTCGCCATCGAACGGCTTATGGCCTTCGGCGACGTGGACGTCGTCATCGAGCTCGACGACGACGGGCTGCTCGTCGAGCGCGACGTGTTCCGGCGCATCCGCGAGCTGTTCGGCGCCGATCCGCGGCTCGGCATCGTCGGATTCCGCATCGCCGACGAGACGGGTGAGACCCAGCGCCGCCACATTCCCCGGCTGCGGGCCACCGACCCGATGCGCCGGGGTCCGGTGACCGCCTTCCTCGGCGGCGGGCACGCCTTCTCCATGAACATGCTGACCCGGACGGGGATCTGGCCCGCCCAGTTCTTCTTCGGCCACGAGGAGACCGACCTCGCCTGGCGGGCCGTGGACGACGGCTGGAAGATCCTCTACGAACCCGCCCTGCTGCTCCAGCACCCCAGGACGTCCCCGGCCAGGCACGCCGTCTACCACCGCAACACCGCCCGCAACCGCGTCTGGCTGGCCCGCCGCCGCCTCCCCCTCCCCCTGATCCCGGTCCACTTGGGCGTCTGGACGCTGCTCACCCTCGTCCGCACCCGCTCATGGCCGGGCCTGCGGGCCTGGGCGGGCGGCTTCGCCGAAGGAGTACGGACACCGTGCGGCGAGCGCGGGCCCATGCGGTGGCGCACGGTGTGGCGGCTGACGCGGCTGGGGCGGCCGCCGGTGATCTGA
- a CDS encoding STAS domain-containing protein: protein MVLCGEIDVHTAPGVTNYLDTLTYSGDADLLIDLRPVDFMDLAGVRLLDRARARTSGRHGRLRLICARRATLQLLHHPRLRMDFGILSALPAPVPPQVAA, encoded by the coding sequence GTGGTCCTGTGCGGCGAAATCGATGTGCACACCGCGCCAGGCGTCACCAACTACCTGGACACCCTTACCTACTCCGGCGATGCGGACCTGCTGATCGACCTGCGCCCCGTCGACTTCATGGACCTCGCCGGCGTACGGCTCCTCGACCGTGCCCGCGCCCGGACCAGCGGGCGTCACGGACGTCTACGCCTGATCTGCGCCCGCCGCGCGACCCTGCAGCTGCTCCATCATCCGCGGCTGCGGATGGACTTCGGCATCCTGAGCGCGCTGCCCGCCCCCGTACCACCGCAAGTGGCAGCCTGA
- a CDS encoding ANTAR domain-containing protein, whose protein sequence is MTHPVMADYLRALSAHTGAGMAPLPLGACAELLGLDGLGLLLAPGSSPAELVQSFGERTLALEDLQQVQGQGPSLDAARHGALVLLPDVADTSPFAIDRWPGLLGAVEALDVRAVFSFPLRIGIIALGALTGHRTRPGPMTTAQLTDAFGLVDTIAQITIATASHAELPHTPLLDEPGLYFAEVHQATGMLADQLGTGCDHALIRLRGHAFSHDRPLLDVARDVLARRLRLDDN, encoded by the coding sequence GTGACTCATCCGGTGATGGCCGACTACCTGCGCGCCCTCAGCGCCCACACCGGGGCCGGTATGGCACCGCTGCCCCTGGGGGCCTGCGCGGAATTGCTGGGCCTGGACGGTCTCGGCCTGCTCCTGGCCCCCGGCAGCAGCCCGGCCGAACTGGTGCAGTCCTTCGGCGAGCGCACCCTCGCGCTGGAGGATCTGCAGCAGGTGCAGGGCCAGGGCCCGAGCCTGGACGCCGCCCGCCATGGGGCCCTGGTGCTGTTGCCCGACGTGGCGGACACCTCCCCGTTCGCCATCGATCGCTGGCCCGGTCTGCTGGGGGCCGTCGAAGCACTGGACGTACGCGCCGTGTTCTCCTTCCCCTTGCGCATCGGGATCATCGCGCTCGGCGCGCTCACCGGTCACCGCACCCGGCCCGGCCCGATGACCACCGCTCAACTGACCGATGCCTTCGGGCTGGTGGACACCATCGCCCAGATCACCATCGCGACCGCCTCCCATGCGGAGCTGCCTCACACCCCACTGCTTGACGAGCCCGGTCTCTACTTCGCCGAGGTCCATCAGGCCACCGGCATGCTCGCGGACCAACTGGGCACCGGATGCGACCACGCCCTCATCCGACTACGTGGACACGCCTTCAGCCATGACCGGCCCCTCCTGGACGTCGCCCGTGACGTGCTGGCCCGCCGACTGCGTCTGGACGACAACTGA
- a CDS encoding alginate lyase family protein, translating into MAAAVRGRERRVLVLLVVPLLVLAVACGGGGDGGSGEAGTRTAAARPLDLAFRHPGVLVSGAQLKRVRAHVEAKEQPWLAAFEQMRGSKYAADDYQATPYAVVECPPDTRPGRGCVEEREDALAAYTQALLWNITGERAHAEKAVQIMDAWAKVITGHTEANAGLQTAWAASSWARAAEAVRYTYDGWNDGQLLRFERMLRNAYLPQVRDGSADSNGNWDLVMADATMGMAVFLDDHATFEKAVHHFRTRVPAYFYLESDGKLPVSPEGSGIDTAAELKKYWFGQGTFADGLSQETCRNFKHASYSLAATAHMAETAHHQGVDLYGEVEDRLRAAFEFHSKYQLGAEAPDWLCGGKVQRDMGPDTEVGLNHLRGRLKLAMPQTEKYTEQRRPEGTDDLFVAWETLTHAGNT; encoded by the coding sequence ATGGCAGCAGCCGTACGTGGCAGGGAGCGACGCGTTCTCGTGCTGCTCGTCGTGCCCCTCCTCGTCCTGGCCGTCGCCTGCGGTGGTGGCGGGGACGGAGGGTCCGGTGAGGCGGGCACCCGCACCGCCGCCGCCCGGCCGCTCGATCTGGCGTTCAGGCATCCCGGCGTACTCGTCAGCGGGGCGCAGCTCAAGCGGGTGCGGGCGCACGTCGAGGCCAAGGAGCAGCCGTGGCTCGCCGCGTTCGAGCAGATGCGCGGGAGCAAGTACGCGGCGGACGACTATCAGGCCACTCCGTACGCCGTGGTGGAGTGCCCGCCCGACACCCGGCCGGGGCGCGGGTGCGTGGAGGAGCGGGAGGACGCGCTCGCCGCGTACACGCAGGCGCTGCTCTGGAACATCACCGGCGAGCGCGCGCACGCCGAGAAGGCCGTGCAGATCATGGACGCCTGGGCGAAGGTGATCACCGGGCACACCGAGGCCAACGCCGGTCTGCAGACCGCCTGGGCCGCCTCGTCGTGGGCGCGGGCCGCCGAGGCCGTGCGGTACACGTACGACGGGTGGAACGACGGGCAGCTGCTCCGCTTCGAGCGGATGCTGCGCAACGCCTATCTGCCCCAGGTCCGGGACGGGTCGGCCGACTCCAACGGCAACTGGGACCTGGTGATGGCCGACGCCACGATGGGCATGGCCGTCTTCCTCGACGACCACGCCACCTTCGAGAAGGCCGTGCACCACTTCAGGACGCGGGTGCCCGCGTACTTCTATCTGGAGTCCGACGGGAAGCTGCCCGTCTCGCCGGAGGGCAGTGGCATCGACACCGCCGCCGAGCTGAAGAAGTACTGGTTCGGCCAGGGCACCTTCGCCGACGGGCTCTCCCAGGAGACCTGCCGCAACTTCAAGCACGCCAGCTACTCGCTCGCCGCGACCGCGCACATGGCGGAGACCGCCCACCACCAGGGCGTCGACCTGTACGGGGAGGTCGAGGACCGGCTGCGGGCCGCCTTCGAGTTCCACTCCAAGTACCAGCTGGGCGCCGAGGCGCCGGACTGGCTGTGCGGCGGCAAGGTGCAGCGCGACATGGGCCCCGACACCGAGGTGGGCCTGAACCACCTGCGGGGGCGGCTGAAGCTGGCGATGCCGCAGACCGAGAAGTACACGGAGCAGCGGCGCCCCGAGGGGACGGACGATCTCTTCGTGGCCTGGGAGACCCTCACGCACGCGGGCAACACGTAA
- a CDS encoding ATP-binding protein → MASSWQVGAAGNLSAEATSFVGRASELSALTDLVADARLVTLTGTGGVGKTRLARRAGAEVRPAFPDGVWLVELYPLTGAESIALAVYEALRLADQSTRPAVAVVADWLADKRLLLVLDCCEHIATGCADFVETLLAAAPGVHVLATSRTPLRARGERVVPVHPLPVHPHAAVLFTQRAAEATPPVALAERDGAAIAEICARLEGIPLAIELAAARLPEMSLAELNRRLHTRFELLTARDGTFGRSGEGDARHQALRTAIGWSHELCTPLERLLWARLSVFVGGIEQEVAQLVCAGDPLSSRRVPGLLDRLVDQSVIQRTDTPRGPRYSMLDTIREYGQDWLAGIGEEQRLSRRHRDHYRRLARTGDREWVGPGQVAWYELLTAEHGNLRAALEGCLADQDPLPALEMASDLWFFWTGCGFLHEGRGYLERALAEERGGPPGPELFRALWARGHVANMQGDFEVSAELESRSSPLADRLADRAATDAVRYVRGTRLVMTGHPAQTLAVCGPATSGPPATSGPPAQDGPPTQGGPLAVRLLTLGITSFAHLQLGEIAQAATVADAMREESERHGDLWLRAYALYFLAMAALVKGDTEEAARHARDSLALKWQLHDTFGAAVNLDTLATSVAASAPERAATLLGTADKLWHSIGRDRAAVKEFLTARHACEGRLRETLGDAPYETGHRRGLETAVDDGIAYALHRE, encoded by the coding sequence ATGGCAAGCTCCTGGCAGGTGGGGGCGGCGGGAAACCTGTCGGCCGAAGCGACGAGTTTCGTCGGGCGCGCGAGCGAACTGAGCGCCCTGACGGACCTGGTGGCCGACGCTCGGCTGGTGACACTGACCGGTACGGGCGGGGTGGGAAAGACCCGTCTGGCCAGACGTGCCGGAGCCGAGGTGCGGCCCGCCTTCCCCGACGGGGTGTGGCTGGTCGAGCTCTACCCCCTCACGGGGGCGGAGTCGATCGCGCTCGCCGTCTATGAGGCACTCAGGCTGGCCGACCAGTCCACTCGGCCCGCGGTCGCGGTGGTGGCCGACTGGCTGGCGGACAAACGGCTGCTGTTGGTCCTGGACTGCTGCGAACACATCGCCACCGGCTGTGCGGACTTCGTCGAGACGCTGCTGGCCGCGGCCCCCGGGGTGCACGTCCTGGCCACCAGCCGCACCCCTCTTCGGGCCCGGGGCGAGCGGGTGGTGCCTGTCCACCCGCTGCCTGTCCACCCACATGCGGCGGTGCTGTTCACACAGCGCGCCGCCGAAGCCACTCCCCCGGTGGCCCTCGCGGAGCGGGACGGTGCGGCGATCGCCGAGATCTGCGCACGTCTGGAGGGCATCCCGCTGGCCATCGAGCTGGCCGCGGCCCGGCTGCCCGAGATGTCCCTTGCCGAGCTCAACCGGCGCCTGCACACCCGCTTCGAGCTGCTGACCGCGCGGGACGGCACGTTCGGCAGGAGCGGCGAGGGCGACGCACGACACCAGGCACTGCGCACCGCGATCGGCTGGAGCCACGAGCTGTGCACCCCGCTGGAACGGCTGCTGTGGGCACGCCTCTCGGTGTTCGTCGGCGGCATCGAGCAGGAGGTGGCGCAGCTGGTCTGCGCGGGCGACCCGCTCAGTAGCCGACGGGTACCCGGCCTGCTCGACCGCCTCGTGGACCAGTCCGTCATCCAGCGCACCGACACCCCCCGCGGGCCCCGCTATTCGATGCTGGACACGATCCGCGAATACGGCCAGGACTGGCTGGCCGGGATCGGCGAGGAGCAGCGGCTGAGCCGACGCCACCGGGACCACTACCGCCGACTCGCCCGCACCGGTGACCGCGAGTGGGTCGGACCCGGGCAAGTCGCCTGGTACGAGCTCCTCACCGCCGAACACGGCAACCTGCGTGCGGCGCTCGAAGGCTGCCTGGCCGACCAGGACCCGCTCCCCGCGCTGGAGATGGCGAGCGATCTGTGGTTCTTCTGGACCGGGTGCGGCTTCCTGCACGAGGGGCGCGGCTACCTGGAGCGGGCCCTCGCCGAAGAACGGGGAGGGCCCCCTGGCCCAGAGCTGTTCCGGGCGTTGTGGGCCCGCGGCCATGTGGCCAACATGCAGGGCGACTTCGAGGTGTCCGCCGAGCTGGAGAGCAGGTCGTCACCCCTGGCGGACCGCCTTGCCGACCGGGCGGCGACCGACGCCGTGCGCTACGTCCGGGGTACGCGACTGGTGATGACCGGCCACCCGGCGCAGACCCTCGCCGTCTGCGGCCCGGCGACATCCGGCCCTCCGGCGACATCCGGCCCGCCGGCCCAAGACGGCCCCCCGACTCAGGGCGGCCCCCTCGCCGTCCGGCTCCTGACCCTTGGCATCACGTCGTTCGCCCATCTCCAGTTGGGCGAGATCGCCCAGGCCGCGACGGTGGCCGACGCCATGCGCGAGGAGAGCGAGCGCCACGGCGACCTGTGGCTGCGTGCCTACGCCCTCTACTTCCTGGCCATGGCCGCGCTGGTCAAAGGCGATACGGAGGAGGCCGCCCGGCACGCCCGCGACTCCCTGGCCCTCAAGTGGCAGCTGCACGACACGTTCGGGGCCGCGGTCAACCTCGACACCCTGGCCACGTCCGTCGCCGCGTCCGCCCCGGAGCGAGCCGCCACGCTGCTGGGCACCGCCGACAAGCTCTGGCACTCCATCGGCAGGGACCGAGCGGCGGTGAAGGAGTTCCTCACGGCCCGTCACGCCTGCGAAGGACGACTCCGCGAGACCTTGGGCGACGCACCGTACGAGACGGGCCACCGCAGGGGCCTGGAGACCGCCGTCGACGACGGCATCGCCTACGCCCTGCACCGGGAATGA
- a CDS encoding GAF and ANTAR domain-containing protein → MPELPREERLAAAFVDLADTLVQDFDVIGFLHSLAEHCVELLDVAAAGVLLATPGGQLVDAAASDERTRRLELASIEWDEGPCRDCFRSKRQVSDVLLATPAAQMRWPRFAPRAVELGFTSVVAAPLRLHNQVIGALNLFRDQPGPLGDAQVKLGQALADTATIGVLQQRAVSEHMTVTAQLQAALDSRIVIEQAKGYLANRRDTGVEEAFTLMRRHARDHQTRLTEIARQVLEGTADASLLTRREQ, encoded by the coding sequence ATGCCTGAACTGCCGCGTGAGGAGAGGTTGGCCGCGGCATTCGTTGACCTCGCCGACACCTTGGTCCAGGACTTCGACGTCATCGGATTCCTGCATTCACTCGCCGAGCACTGTGTCGAACTGTTGGATGTGGCGGCGGCCGGGGTACTGCTCGCCACTCCTGGCGGCCAGTTGGTGGACGCCGCGGCCTCGGACGAGCGCACCCGCAGGCTGGAACTGGCCAGCATCGAGTGGGACGAGGGTCCCTGTCGAGACTGCTTCCGGAGTAAGAGACAGGTCTCCGACGTGCTCCTGGCAACGCCGGCGGCCCAGATGCGCTGGCCCCGGTTCGCTCCGCGAGCCGTGGAACTCGGCTTCACGTCGGTCGTGGCGGCGCCGCTGCGGCTGCACAACCAGGTGATCGGGGCCCTGAACCTGTTCCGCGACCAACCCGGACCGCTGGGCGACGCCCAGGTGAAGTTGGGGCAGGCACTGGCCGACACCGCGACCATCGGCGTCCTGCAGCAACGGGCGGTGAGTGAGCACATGACGGTGACCGCGCAACTGCAGGCCGCCCTGGACAGCCGCATCGTCATCGAGCAGGCCAAGGGCTATCTGGCCAACCGCCGCGACACCGGCGTCGAGGAGGCGTTCACCCTCATGCGCCGCCATGCGCGCGATCACCAGACGCGGCTCACCGAGATCGCCCGTCAGGTCTTGGAAGGCACGGCTGACGCATCGCTCCTCACCCGGCGCGAGCAGTGA
- a CDS encoding PP2C family protein-serine/threonine phosphatase, translating into MAVGAWWRGLRARERRHRVRLALALGATTFLAMLTPVTSSWSPGIGGLLIGLLLACNQLDRRHTAAVAAWSLLLVLAAATAGKLVTTPGFAVELLVLLAGSALAVHNAARRTTMTTALARAAKVAHASQSAILRPVSARLGGVSVCTRHHCPVPGASVGGDLYDVVHTPYGVRLFIGDVRGHSLDALGTTAVAIRTFRDLAYLTPCLADLATALDARLAPDLGPEDFVTAILAELAPHEVRLVNCGHPSPVRVGKQVRLLEPPEPALPLGLHPTPRPHRVYLQPDDRLLFYTDGLSEARDADGAEFPLLERVGDALAEPLPADALDALYGMVTAHTGGPLADDLALVLCQPVSGLPRHHASSADPNPASCTNPPPGLLGPSA; encoded by the coding sequence ATGGCCGTCGGCGCATGGTGGCGGGGATTGAGGGCGCGCGAGCGGCGCCATCGGGTCCGGCTGGCACTGGCGCTGGGGGCCACCACCTTCCTCGCCATGCTCACCCCGGTGACCAGCAGCTGGTCACCGGGGATCGGTGGGCTGCTCATCGGGCTCCTGCTGGCCTGCAACCAGCTGGACAGGCGACATACGGCGGCGGTCGCCGCCTGGTCGCTGCTGCTCGTACTCGCGGCGGCGACCGCAGGGAAGCTCGTGACGACGCCGGGCTTCGCGGTGGAACTCCTGGTACTCCTCGCGGGCAGCGCGCTCGCCGTCCACAACGCCGCCCGCCGCACGACCATGACCACCGCGCTGGCCCGCGCGGCGAAGGTGGCCCACGCGTCCCAGAGCGCCATCCTGCGCCCGGTGTCGGCGCGGCTCGGCGGCGTCAGCGTGTGCACCCGGCACCACTGCCCCGTACCGGGGGCCTCGGTGGGCGGGGACCTGTACGACGTCGTGCACACTCCGTACGGAGTACGGCTGTTCATCGGAGACGTGCGCGGCCACAGTCTGGACGCCCTGGGGACCACCGCGGTCGCCATCCGGACCTTCCGGGACCTGGCCTATCTCACGCCCTGCCTCGCCGACCTGGCCACCGCCCTGGACGCTCGGCTCGCCCCGGACCTGGGGCCCGAGGACTTCGTCACCGCCATCCTCGCCGAACTGGCCCCTCACGAGGTCCGCCTCGTCAACTGCGGCCACCCATCGCCCGTACGGGTGGGGAAGCAGGTGAGGCTCCTCGAACCTCCCGAGCCCGCGCTCCCTCTGGGCCTGCACCCCACACCCCGACCGCACCGCGTCTACCTGCAGCCCGACGACCGGCTGCTGTTCTACACCGACGGCCTGAGCGAGGCCCGCGACGCCGACGGCGCCGAGTTCCCCCTGCTCGAACGGGTCGGCGACGCGCTGGCCGAGCCCCTCCCCGCCGACGCGCTCGACGCTCTGTACGGCATGGTGACCGCGCACACGGGCGGCCCACTCGCCGACGACCTCGCCCTCGTCCTGTGCCAGCCGGTCAGCGGACTCCCTCGACACCACGCGAGCTCAGCTGACCCCAACCCGGCGAGCTGTACGAACCCCCCTCCAGGACTCCTGGGTCCTTCGGCCTGA
- a CDS encoding GAF and ANTAR domain-containing protein — translation MPTTDREVRIAQALLNLTQHRTEFDPLELLHDLTAHTVTLLPVQCAGITVLSHDGHNTVYVTASDELCLALEEEQSELGEGPCFDSARNQQPLPVTSLTGPPGTTQWPRFALRAREMGITAVAAVILRLPNRSVGALNLLIAGPPYPTGRDLQLAQSLSDTTATTLALRQQLADKDQVLDQLQIALDSRLVIEQAKGALSVRLGVGMDEAFQRLRAHARSRQQKLTELSAQIIRGDTPAGLHAQTR, via the coding sequence ATGCCCACCACCGACCGCGAAGTGCGCATCGCCCAGGCGCTCCTCAACCTCACGCAGCACCGCACGGAGTTCGACCCGCTGGAGCTGCTGCACGATCTGACCGCCCACACTGTCACCCTGCTGCCCGTCCAGTGCGCCGGCATCACCGTCTTGAGTCACGACGGCCACAACACCGTCTACGTCACCGCCTCCGACGAGCTGTGCCTGGCCCTCGAGGAGGAACAGAGCGAGCTGGGCGAAGGGCCCTGCTTCGACAGCGCCCGCAACCAGCAGCCGCTGCCGGTGACTTCACTGACCGGCCCACCGGGCACCACCCAGTGGCCACGCTTCGCGCTGCGCGCCCGCGAGATGGGGATCACGGCGGTCGCCGCGGTGATCTTGCGCCTGCCGAATCGGTCCGTGGGCGCCCTGAACCTGCTGATCGCCGGCCCGCCCTACCCCACCGGTCGGGACCTGCAACTGGCCCAGTCCCTGTCCGACACCACCGCAACGACCCTGGCACTGCGACAGCAACTGGCCGACAAGGACCAGGTGCTCGACCAGCTGCAGATCGCGCTGGACAGCCGCCTGGTCATCGAGCAGGCCAAGGGAGCGCTCTCCGTCCGTCTCGGCGTCGGCATGGACGAGGCGTTCCAGCGCCTGCGCGCCCATGCCCGCTCCCGGCAGCAGAAACTCACCGAGCTGTCGGCGCAGATCATCCGCGGCGATACGCCCGCCGGCCTGCACGCCCAGACCCGGTGA
- a CDS encoding MFS transporter has translation MEERRHPRRWLILIVLCLSTLVLVIDNMVLTVSVPPIAEDLGADAQDIQWIIESYILVFAGLLLTAGSLSDRFGRRRVMIVGLALFGAASLLATVAQNPEQLIAGRVLMGVGGALIMPSTLSILITVFDDEERRKAIGAWSAVAVVGLVGGPVLGGVLIAHFWWGAVFLMNVPIALVAIVAALVLMPESKGPARKADPLGMVLSMVGMTALVWTIIESAEVGLGDVSTQLSLGVAVVALVAFGIWEVRTDSPMVPLALFRDRVFSGASFSLVLLTFANGGLMLVLTQYLQFVLGYSPSKTGIAFAPMAVATLVFNGLGATLGNKIGNRAMTAVGLTVIAAGFGALASLPSDAGFGMLASAMVLIGIGGGLAMPAATAALMSAVPAEHAGVGSALNDTVQQTGAALGVAVLGTVLSHTYTGSMPESAPTAASHSVSDALALAGRTGDGSLATAAREAFTDAMSAAFWAGAAGVLAAAVLALVLIRDRKTPVGDGERAEEATRSGELTTAA, from the coding sequence ATGGAAGAGCGCCGTCATCCGCGCCGCTGGCTCATCCTGATCGTGCTCTGCCTGAGCACGCTGGTCCTGGTCATCGACAACATGGTCCTGACCGTCTCGGTCCCGCCGATCGCCGAGGACCTGGGCGCGGACGCGCAGGACATCCAGTGGATCATCGAGTCGTACATCCTGGTCTTCGCCGGTCTCCTGCTCACCGCGGGAAGCCTCTCCGACCGGTTCGGGCGGCGCCGGGTCATGATCGTGGGGCTGGCGCTCTTCGGGGCGGCCTCGCTGCTCGCCACCGTCGCCCAGAACCCCGAACAGCTCATCGCGGGGCGGGTGTTGATGGGTGTCGGCGGTGCCCTGATCATGCCGAGCACGCTGTCGATCCTGATCACCGTCTTCGACGACGAGGAGCGCCGCAAGGCGATCGGCGCCTGGAGCGCGGTGGCCGTCGTCGGCCTCGTCGGCGGGCCCGTGCTCGGCGGGGTCCTCATCGCCCACTTCTGGTGGGGCGCGGTCTTCCTGATGAACGTCCCGATCGCACTCGTCGCCATCGTCGCCGCGCTCGTCCTGATGCCCGAGTCCAAGGGCCCCGCCCGCAAGGCCGACCCCCTTGGCATGGTCCTCTCGATGGTCGGCATGACCGCTCTGGTGTGGACGATCATCGAGTCCGCCGAGGTCGGGCTCGGTGACGTGAGTACGCAGCTCTCGCTCGGTGTCGCCGTCGTCGCCCTGGTCGCCTTCGGCATCTGGGAGGTCCGCACCGACTCGCCGATGGTCCCGCTCGCCCTCTTCCGCGACCGCGTCTTCAGCGGCGCGAGCTTCTCCCTCGTCCTGCTGACCTTCGCCAACGGCGGCCTGATGCTGGTCCTCACCCAGTACCTGCAGTTCGTACTCGGCTACTCGCCCTCCAAGACCGGCATCGCCTTCGCCCCGATGGCCGTCGCCACGCTGGTCTTCAACGGTCTCGGCGCCACCCTCGGCAACAAGATCGGCAACCGCGCCATGACCGCCGTCGGCCTCACCGTCATCGCCGCCGGGTTCGGCGCGCTGGCCTCCCTGCCCTCGGACGCCGGGTTCGGGATGCTCGCCTCGGCCATGGTCCTGATCGGCATCGGCGGCGGACTCGCGATGCCCGCGGCGACCGCCGCCCTGATGAGCGCGGTCCCCGCCGAGCACGCCGGGGTCGGCTCCGCCCTCAACGACACGGTCCAGCAGACCGGCGCGGCCCTCGGTGTCGCCGTACTCGGCACGGTCCTCTCCCACACCTACACCGGCTCGATGCCCGAATCGGCCCCCACCGCCGCGAGCCACTCCGTCTCCGACGCGCTCGCCCTGGCCGGTCGGACCGGCGACGGCTCCCTCGCCACCGCGGCGCGCGAGGCCTTCACCGACGCGATGTCCGCCGCCTTCTGGGCCGGTGCGGCGGGTGTCCTGGCCGCGGCGGTCCTCGCCCTGGTCCTCATCCGGGACCGCAAGACCCCTGTGGGTGACGGGGAGCGGGCCGAGGAAGCCACCCGCAGTGGTGAACTGACGACGGCGGCCTGA